One window of Marinobacterium aestuarii genomic DNA carries:
- a CDS encoding FAD-binding and (Fe-S)-binding domain-containing protein, with protein sequence MKPAYSAFLQEVAAFIPQTRLITDPLRTLAYGTDASFYRLQPKIVVRIESEQEVIQLIRLAGAQQIPLTFRAAGTSLSGQAITDSVLVQLGDGWKGHRLHDHALAISLQPGVIGGHANRYLAPFNKKIGPDPASINSAMIGGIAANNASGMCCGTAQNSFNTLASMRLILADGTLLDTARPESVTAFRKSHRILLETLAGLARQTRENATLRRRIAHKYRLKNTTGYALNALTEYQDPIEILQHLMIGSEGTLGFMAEITYNTVDDHPHKASALIFFEQLHSCCEAVALLKPTPVAAVELIDRAGLRSVENKPGMPDFIKQLPDGVTALLVETRAASTDALAQQVSAISAAIEHLPTLQPARFSTETAECAQYWAIRKGLFPAVGAVRETGTTVIIEDVAFPVERLADAVADLHLIFQKWDYTDALIFGHALEGNLHFVFTQAFDTDDALRRYEGLMDDVAQMVVGRYDGSLKAEHGTGRNMAPYVELEWGKDAYQLMWQLKELLDPLNILNPGVLLNRDPRVHLANLKPMPAADAIIDKCIECGFCEASCPSRALTLTPRQRIVIWREIARLEASNEDPERLALMREEYRYQGTDTCAGCGLCSTSCPVGINTGDLTRSIRSRDNENQTRLAQWLAEHYGGLNRTSKAVFRLADGAHGLLGSTAMKSITGNLRKLSGERIPLWTEAMPRPAAKIHNKTARPDSDRPRVVYLPSCASRTMGPARGSADNRSLVQVTEALLQKAGYEVIYPQELEGQCCGMPFQSKGMFEAADFKRDETADMLLAASENGALPVYSDTSPCSLRLKELLDSRIRLFDSVDFIDQFLLPRLEFQPRTEPVALHVTCSASRMGQTEALKRIVGQCTTKLVIPENIGCCGFAGDKGFTTPALNASALRTLNQAVQGCQQGVSTSRTCEIGLTHHSGIDYHSIVYLLDECSRAGAPQAQAATQETPPPIQQA encoded by the coding sequence ATGAAACCGGCTTACTCCGCATTCCTGCAGGAAGTTGCAGCCTTTATCCCGCAGACACGACTGATCACAGACCCGCTGCGTACCCTCGCCTACGGCACGGATGCAAGCTTCTATCGCCTGCAGCCCAAGATAGTGGTGCGGATTGAGTCCGAACAGGAGGTTATCCAGCTGATACGCCTGGCGGGCGCGCAGCAAATCCCCCTCACCTTCAGAGCGGCGGGCACCAGTTTGTCAGGCCAGGCCATTACCGACTCGGTACTGGTACAACTTGGCGATGGCTGGAAGGGCCATCGGCTGCACGATCATGCCCTGGCCATCAGCCTGCAACCGGGGGTTATCGGTGGCCATGCCAACCGCTACCTGGCGCCCTTTAACAAGAAGATAGGCCCTGACCCTGCATCCATTAACAGCGCCATGATCGGCGGCATCGCCGCCAACAATGCCAGTGGCATGTGCTGCGGCACGGCGCAGAACAGCTTCAATACCCTGGCCAGCATGCGCCTGATTCTGGCCGATGGCACTCTGCTCGACACCGCAAGACCCGAATCGGTAACGGCCTTTCGCAAAAGCCACCGCATACTGCTGGAAACCCTCGCAGGCCTGGCTCGCCAGACGCGGGAAAACGCAACGCTACGCCGGCGCATTGCGCACAAGTATCGCCTTAAAAATACCACCGGTTACGCGCTCAATGCCCTCACCGAATACCAGGACCCGATCGAAATCTTGCAGCACCTGATGATCGGCTCCGAAGGCACTCTGGGTTTTATGGCCGAGATCACCTATAACACCGTCGATGATCACCCCCACAAAGCCTCGGCACTGATTTTCTTCGAACAGCTACACAGCTGCTGTGAGGCCGTGGCTTTGCTCAAGCCCACGCCCGTGGCGGCGGTGGAGCTGATCGACAGGGCCGGTCTGCGCTCGGTCGAGAACAAACCCGGCATGCCCGACTTTATAAAGCAGCTACCGGATGGTGTCACCGCCCTGCTGGTTGAAACCCGCGCCGCCAGCACCGATGCCCTGGCGCAACAGGTCAGTGCCATTAGTGCTGCCATCGAGCACCTGCCCACGCTACAGCCAGCACGCTTTAGCACCGAGACGGCCGAATGCGCCCAGTACTGGGCCATCCGCAAGGGGCTTTTCCCCGCCGTGGGCGCGGTACGCGAAACCGGTACGACCGTCATTATTGAAGATGTCGCCTTCCCGGTAGAACGCCTGGCAGACGCAGTAGCCGACCTGCACCTTATCTTCCAGAAATGGGATTACACCGATGCGCTGATTTTTGGCCATGCACTGGAGGGCAATCTGCACTTTGTTTTCACCCAGGCTTTTGACACTGACGATGCCTTGAGGCGCTATGAAGGCCTGATGGATGATGTGGCACAGATGGTAGTTGGGCGCTACGACGGTTCGCTCAAGGCGGAACACGGCACCGGACGCAACATGGCGCCCTACGTGGAGCTCGAATGGGGCAAGGATGCCTATCAGTTGATGTGGCAACTCAAGGAACTGCTCGACCCGCTCAACATTCTGAACCCTGGCGTGCTGCTCAACCGTGATCCGCGGGTACATCTGGCCAACCTTAAACCCATGCCTGCAGCCGATGCAATTATCGACAAATGTATCGAATGCGGCTTTTGCGAAGCGAGCTGCCCGTCCCGGGCCCTGACCCTGACGCCGCGCCAGCGCATCGTTATCTGGCGTGAAATAGCCCGTCTGGAAGCCAGCAACGAAGACCCCGAGCGCCTCGCCCTCATGCGCGAGGAATATCGCTACCAGGGCACCGATACCTGTGCAGGCTGCGGCCTTTGCTCCACCAGCTGCCCGGTGGGCATCAATACCGGCGACCTGACCCGTTCGATCCGCAGCCGCGACAACGAAAACCAGACCCGGCTCGCCCAGTGGCTGGCCGAACATTACGGCGGCCTCAATCGCACCAGCAAAGCCGTCTTTCGCCTGGCCGATGGCGCCCACGGCCTGCTCGGCAGCACTGCCATGAAAAGCATCACCGGCAATCTGCGCAAGCTCAGCGGCGAGCGCATTCCGCTCTGGACCGAGGCCATGCCAAGACCCGCCGCCAAAATTCACAACAAGACAGCAAGGCCCGACAGCGACAGACCCAGGGTGGTCTATCTGCCCAGCTGTGCCAGCCGGACCATGGGGCCCGCCCGGGGCAGCGCCGACAACCGCTCCTTGGTCCAAGTGACCGAAGCCCTGCTACAAAAAGCCGGATATGAGGTGATTTATCCACAGGAACTGGAAGGACAGTGCTGTGGCATGCCGTTTCAGTCCAAGGGCATGTTCGAGGCCGCCGACTTCAAACGCGACGAAACCGCCGACATGCTGCTCGCCGCCAGCGAAAACGGCGCCCTGCCGGTGTATTCGGACACCAGCCCCTGCAGCCTGCGACTGAAGGAGTTGCTGGACAGCCGTATCCGCCTGTTCGACAGCGTGGACTTTATCGACCAGTTCCTGCTGCCGCGCCTTGAATTCCAGCCGCGCACTGAGCCCGTAGCCTTGCACGTCACCTGCAGTGCGAGCCGCATGGGGCAAACCGAGGCGCTTAAACGCATCGTCGGCCAGTGCACCACCAAACTGGTGATACCGGAGAACATAGGCTGCTGCGGCTTTGCCGGCGACAAGGGCTTCACCACCCCGGCACTGAATGCCTCAGCGCTGCGCACCCTGAACCAGGCCGTACAGGGCTGCCAACAGGGCGTATCCACCAGCCGTACCTGCGAGATTGGCCTGACGCATCACAGCGGTATTGATTACCACTCGATTGTCTACCTGCTGGATGAATGCTCCCGCGCCGGGGCGCCTCAGGCACAGGCTGCAACCCAAGAGACACCCCCGCCTATTCAACAGGCTTGA
- a CDS encoding TRAP transporter large permease gives MDINAILVIAMFLSFIALLFTGFPVAWVLGGLGILFAFIGQLADTYFDTITGLDYLTLGLVVNRLYKIMDNWILVALPMFIFMGIMLDKSGVAERLMHSMQELFGRVRGGLAITVTAIGIILAASTGIIGASVVLLAVMSLPAMTKQGYSMPLALGTIASAGTLGILIPPSIMLVIMADQLALSVGDLFMGAVIPGLMLGGLYIVYILIYGLVKPAAAPVPVDAKPVTWPIVLNVLRAVLPTLLLIFVVLGSIFGGIATPTEASGVGALGATLLAMYNRKFSLRVLHDVVRGTTNTTAYIFAIFIGATCFALVLRELGGDELIESFLTGLPFGPYGIIFFILGVIFLLGFFLDWIEITLIILPLLAPVISALGIEIDGYGVVDNPELVWFVMLVAMTLQTSFLTPPVGFALFYLKGVCPPEVRLGDIYRGVMPFIALQLIALLILVFWPQLVLWLPANAYG, from the coding sequence ATGGATATCAATGCAATTCTTGTGATCGCGATGTTTCTGTCCTTTATCGCGCTGCTGTTTACCGGCTTTCCGGTGGCCTGGGTGCTGGGTGGCCTGGGCATCCTGTTCGCCTTTATCGGCCAGCTGGCCGACACCTATTTCGATACGATTACCGGGCTCGACTACCTGACCCTGGGCCTGGTGGTGAACAGGCTCTACAAGATCATGGACAACTGGATCCTGGTGGCGCTGCCGATGTTTATCTTTATGGGCATCATGCTCGACAAGTCCGGTGTGGCCGAGCGCCTGATGCACTCCATGCAGGAGCTGTTCGGCCGTGTGCGTGGCGGCCTGGCGATCACCGTCACCGCCATCGGCATTATCCTCGCGGCCTCCACCGGCATCATCGGTGCCTCTGTCGTGCTGCTGGCGGTGATGTCACTGCCGGCCATGACCAAGCAGGGTTATTCGATGCCACTGGCACTGGGCACCATCGCCTCGGCCGGCACCCTCGGCATTCTGATTCCGCCCAGCATCATGCTGGTGATCATGGCCGACCAGCTGGCGCTGTCCGTGGGTGATCTGTTCATGGGCGCCGTGATCCCCGGGCTCATGCTCGGCGGGCTCTATATCGTTTATATCCTGATCTACGGCCTGGTAAAACCCGCCGCCGCGCCGGTGCCGGTGGATGCCAAGCCCGTGACCTGGCCCATCGTACTCAACGTGCTGCGGGCGGTGCTGCCGACCCTGCTGCTGATTTTCGTCGTGCTGGGGTCGATCTTTGGCGGCATCGCCACCCCCACCGAAGCCTCGGGCGTAGGTGCGCTCGGCGCCACCCTGCTGGCGATGTACAACCGCAAGTTCAGCCTCAGGGTGCTGCACGATGTGGTGCGCGGCACCACCAACACCACGGCCTATATCTTCGCCATCTTTATCGGAGCGACCTGCTTTGCCCTGGTGCTGCGCGAGCTCGGCGGTGACGAACTGATCGAATCCTTCCTTACCGGGCTGCCCTTTGGTCCCTACGGCATCATCTTCTTCATCCTGGGGGTGATCTTCCTGCTCGGGTTCTTCCTCGACTGGATCGAGATCACCCTGATCATCCTGCCGCTGCTGGCGCCGGTGATCTCGGCGCTGGGTATCGAGATCGATGGCTACGGCGTGGTGGATAACCCGGAGCTGGTGTGGTTCGTGATGCTGGTCGCCATGACATTGCAGACCTCCTTCCTGACGCCACCGGTGGGCTTTGCGCTGTTTTACCTCAAGGGCGTCTGTCCACCCGAGGTGCGCCTGGGCGATATCTACCGCGGCGTGATGCCGTTCATCGCCCTGCAGCTCATCGCCCTGCTGATCCTGGTATTCTGGCCCCAGCTGGTGCTCTGGCTGCCGGCCAATGCCTACGGCTAA
- a CDS encoding TRAP transporter small permease subunit, with amino-acid sequence MTHKDPPSPDTVPLADRIDRLIQRLTLAIGWSYVLLVLVIILQVTLRKGFSHGLIALEELQWHLYALGVMFGLAYAQTTDAHIRVDLFHSRFKTRSKRLVEILGILCLLLPFITVIFLHSLDFLYDSYRINESSSAPSGLPWRWLIKGVIPASFALLALAVLSRLFRESVLLLRGE; translated from the coding sequence GTGACTCACAAAGACCCCCCCTCTCCTGACACCGTACCCCTGGCGGATCGCATCGACCGCCTGATTCAGCGCCTTACCCTGGCCATTGGCTGGAGCTATGTGCTGCTGGTGCTGGTAATTATCCTGCAGGTCACGCTGCGCAAGGGTTTTTCCCATGGCCTGATCGCGCTGGAAGAACTGCAGTGGCACCTCTATGCCCTGGGCGTGATGTTTGGCCTGGCCTACGCCCAGACCACCGATGCCCATATCCGCGTGGATCTGTTCCACAGCCGTTTCAAAACCCGCAGCAAGCGCCTGGTCGAGATCCTCGGCATTCTGTGCCTGTTGTTGCCCTTTATTACGGTGATTTTTCTGCACAGCCTGGATTTTCTGTACGACTCCTACCGCATCAACGAAAGCTCCTCGGCGCCCTCGGGCCTGCCCTGGCGTTGGCTGATCAAGGGCGTGATTCCGGCCAGTTTCGCGTTGCTGGCCCTGGCGGTACTGTCGCGCCTTTTTCGTGAGTCTGTTTTGCTGCTGCGCGGAGAATAA
- a CDS encoding TRAP transporter substrate-binding protein, with protein sequence MKKFSKSLMSAAVISAIFTGSAFMVASPRALAAEKILLKTPIAFATNLPALGTTITWVADRLDKVSDGNIRMKVYEPGKLVSPPEILDAVSSGKVNSGYATAGYWQGKIPAAALFSAVPFGPEAGEYMAWMYYGNGLSLYQEMYDSAGFNVKVLPCAILSPETSGWFAKPIDKPEDLKGLNMRFFGLGASVMEKLGVGTVQLPGGEIFGALEKGAIDATEFSQPAIDQRLGLSKIVKYNYFPGWHQQATIFELLVNKDAWNGMSEGQQATIETICMASMTNSVAEGEAMQFPVMAKAKEDGVHIRYWNQTMLDTFKSTWDEVAVEKSAEDPFFKKVWDDLSTFRAGYDLWEANAFLPRSRTE encoded by the coding sequence ATGAAGAAATTCTCCAAAAGCCTCATGTCCGCTGCCGTCATCAGCGCCATTTTCACCGGCAGCGCCTTCATGGTCGCCAGCCCCCGGGCACTGGCAGCCGAAAAAATACTGCTGAAAACCCCCATCGCCTTTGCAACCAATCTGCCGGCGCTGGGCACCACCATCACCTGGGTCGCAGATCGGCTTGACAAGGTCAGCGACGGTAACATCCGCATGAAGGTCTATGAGCCCGGCAAACTGGTCAGCCCGCCGGAGATCCTCGATGCGGTATCGTCCGGCAAGGTGAACTCCGGCTATGCCACCGCCGGTTACTGGCAGGGCAAAATTCCGGCCGCCGCCCTGTTCTCCGCCGTCCCCTTTGGCCCCGAGGCGGGTGAATACATGGCCTGGATGTACTACGGCAACGGCCTGAGCCTGTACCAGGAGATGTACGACAGCGCCGGATTTAACGTCAAGGTACTGCCCTGCGCCATCCTGTCTCCGGAAACCTCGGGCTGGTTCGCCAAGCCGATCGACAAGCCTGAAGACCTGAAGGGCCTGAACATGCGCTTCTTCGGCCTGGGTGCCTCGGTGATGGAAAAACTCGGCGTGGGTACAGTGCAGCTGCCGGGCGGCGAGATTTTCGGAGCACTGGAGAAAGGCGCCATAGACGCCACCGAGTTCTCCCAGCCGGCCATCGATCAGCGCCTGGGCCTGAGCAAGATCGTCAAGTACAACTACTTCCCGGGCTGGCATCAGCAGGCCACCATCTTCGAGTTGCTGGTCAACAAGGACGCCTGGAACGGCATGAGCGAAGGCCAGCAGGCAACGATTGAAACCATCTGCATGGCATCCATGACCAACTCGGTGGCCGAAGGCGAGGCCATGCAGTTCCCGGTGATGGCCAAGGCCAAGGAAGATGGCGTGCATATCCGTTACTGGAACCAGACCATGCTGGATACCTTCAAGAGCACCTGGGATGAAGTCGCCGTGGAAAAATCCGCCGAAGACCCTTTCTTCAAGAAAGTCTGGGATGACCTGAGCACCTTCCGCGCAGGCTATGACCTGTGGGAAGCCAACGCCTTCCTGCCGCGCAGCCGCACCGAGTAA
- the pdhR gene encoding pyruvate dehydrogenase complex transcriptional repressor PdhR, producing MAYQRVKQPKISDVIVQQIEEMILEGTLKPGQKLLPERELAKQFDVSRPSLREAVQKLAARGLLVSRQGGGTYVSEELGASFSDPLLELFKTHPEAQYDLLEFRHALEGVSAYYAALRSTAADREEIQTRYDELQHFHSCKEFSKEVDADVEFHLAIAAATHNMVLLHMMRALFSLLRQHITDNLLNIYPRPGYREKIHDQHRVLMTAILAGEPDNARKAAHHHIAYVEEALLEGERENTRQERALRRANAGV from the coding sequence GTGGCCTATCAGCGGGTAAAACAACCCAAAATTTCCGATGTCATAGTGCAGCAGATAGAGGAAATGATTCTCGAAGGTACGCTTAAGCCGGGTCAGAAGTTGCTGCCCGAGCGGGAGCTGGCCAAGCAGTTTGATGTTTCACGTCCATCGCTGCGTGAAGCGGTGCAGAAACTGGCGGCCCGTGGTTTGCTGGTGAGCCGCCAGGGCGGCGGCACCTATGTTTCCGAAGAGCTGGGTGCTTCCTTTTCCGATCCGTTGCTGGAGCTGTTCAAGACGCATCCGGAAGCGCAGTATGATCTGCTGGAGTTTCGCCACGCCCTTGAGGGTGTCTCGGCCTACTATGCAGCGCTGCGCAGTACGGCCGCCGACCGGGAAGAGATCCAGACGCGCTATGATGAGCTGCAGCACTTTCACAGCTGCAAGGAGTTCAGCAAGGAGGTGGACGCCGATGTTGAGTTCCATCTCGCCATCGCCGCAGCGACCCACAACATGGTGCTGTTGCACATGATGCGCGCGCTCTTCAGTTTGCTGCGCCAGCACATCACCGACAACCTGTTGAATATTTACCCCAGGCCCGGCTACCGGGAAAAGATCCATGACCAGCACCGGGTGCTGATGACTGCTATCCTTGCCGGTGAGCCGGACAACGCGCGCAAGGCTGCCCACCACCATATTGCCTATGTTGAAGAGGCCTTGCTGGAAGGGGAACGGGAAAATACCCGTCAGGAACGGGCGCTGCGCCGGGCTAATGCCGGTGTTTAA
- the aceE gene encoding pyruvate dehydrogenase (acetyl-transferring), homodimeric type: MSGESKVQEFVEDIDPIETHEWLDALESVAKSDGDDRARFILKQLGRKAADIGVGSVGATTTPYRNTIAPKDESRMPGDLFVERRIRSFIRWNAMAMVMRANDNKEGLGGHISSFSSSATLYDIGFNYFFRGNEGEQDADMVFFQGHISPGIYARAYLEGRLTEEQLDNFRREVDGNGLSSYPHPWLMPNFWQFPTVSMGLGPIQAIYQAHVMRYLSARSLINRGDRKIWAFLGDGECDEPETLGAISLAGREHLENLIFVINCNLQRLDGPVRGNGKIVQELEGIFRGAGWNVVKCLWGRHWDPLLEKDTTGLLQKRMDEVCDGELQNYKANGGAYTREHFFGKYPELLEMVKDMSDQDIMNLNRGGHDPYKVYAAYQSAYQHKGQPTVILAQTVKGYGTGTSGEAKNDTHSIKKVAVDDLKDFRDRFNIPLTDEQLNDVPYYRPSPDSPEMKYMFERRKQLGGFYPTRRTEFDVLETPALDAFASQLKSSGERELSTQMGLNRVLNVLVKDKQIGNRIVPIVPDEARTFGMEGMFRQLGIYTSAGQRYVPHDSDQIMFYKESKTGQVLEEGINEAGAFSAWLACATSYSNNNCPMVPFYIFYSMFGFQRVMDLIWAAGDSQARGFLIGATSGRTTLNGEGLQHQDGHSHLMAQMIPNCVSYDPTYAYEVTVIVQDGLERMYKKQENRFYYITTMNENYTHPEMPVGAEDAIIKGMYLLEEGKSADLKVQLMGCGTILREVREAAIILREEYGIESDVWSTTSINELRREAQEVDRWNMMHPTDEPRVPYVTECLQDRQGPVIASTDYMRMFADQLREFIPHRYKVLGTDGFGRSDTRTKLREFFEVNRYYVVLAALKALQEEGKVPATDVAKAMQKFNLNPEKPAPWTV, encoded by the coding sequence ATGAGTGGAGAAAGCAAAGTGCAAGAATTCGTTGAAGATATTGATCCGATAGAAACCCATGAATGGTTGGATGCACTGGAGTCTGTTGCCAAAAGCGACGGCGATGATCGTGCACGGTTTATTCTCAAACAGCTGGGGCGCAAGGCCGCTGATATCGGCGTAGGTAGCGTCGGTGCCACTACGACCCCATACCGCAACACTATCGCCCCCAAAGACGAAAGTCGCATGCCGGGCGATTTGTTTGTTGAGCGTCGTATCCGTTCCTTTATTCGCTGGAACGCGATGGCGATGGTCATGCGCGCCAACGACAACAAGGAAGGCCTGGGTGGTCACATCTCCAGCTTCTCGTCGTCCGCCACGCTGTACGATATTGGCTTTAACTACTTTTTCCGCGGCAATGAAGGCGAGCAGGATGCCGACATGGTGTTCTTCCAGGGGCATATTTCCCCCGGTATTTACGCCCGCGCCTATCTTGAAGGTCGTCTGACCGAAGAGCAGCTCGACAACTTCCGCCGCGAAGTGGACGGCAATGGTCTGTCGTCCTATCCCCATCCCTGGCTGATGCCGAACTTCTGGCAGTTCCCGACCGTGTCCATGGGTCTGGGGCCGATTCAGGCGATCTACCAGGCGCACGTCATGCGCTACCTGTCTGCCCGTAGCCTGATCAATCGCGGTGATCGCAAGATCTGGGCTTTCCTGGGCGACGGTGAGTGCGATGAGCCGGAAACCCTGGGTGCCATTTCCCTGGCCGGCCGTGAACATCTCGAAAACCTGATCTTCGTTATCAACTGCAACCTGCAGCGCCTCGACGGGCCGGTACGCGGTAACGGCAAGATTGTGCAGGAGCTCGAAGGCATCTTCCGTGGCGCCGGCTGGAACGTGGTCAAGTGCCTGTGGGGCCGCCACTGGGATCCGCTGCTGGAAAAAGACACAACTGGCTTGCTGCAAAAGCGCATGGACGAAGTCTGTGACGGCGAGCTGCAGAACTACAAGGCCAACGGCGGTGCTTACACCCGCGAGCATTTCTTCGGCAAGTACCCGGAACTGCTTGAGATGGTGAAGGATATGTCCGATCAGGACATCATGAACCTGAACCGCGGTGGTCATGACCCGTACAAGGTCTATGCGGCTTACCAGTCTGCCTATCAGCACAAGGGTCAGCCCACCGTTATCCTGGCGCAAACCGTCAAGGGTTACGGTACAGGCACCTCAGGCGAAGCCAAGAATGACACCCACTCCATCAAGAAAGTGGCTGTCGACGACCTGAAAGACTTCCGCGACCGCTTCAATATTCCGTTGACCGATGAGCAGCTGAACGACGTTCCGTACTACCGTCCGTCGCCTGATTCGCCGGAAATGAAGTACATGTTCGAGCGCCGCAAGCAGCTCGGCGGCTTCTACCCGACCCGTCGCACCGAGTTTGACGTGCTGGAAACGCCGGCACTGGATGCCTTTGCCAGCCAGCTCAAGTCCAGCGGTGAGCGTGAGCTCTCGACCCAGATGGGTCTGAACCGTGTCTTGAACGTGCTGGTCAAGGACAAGCAGATTGGCAACCGCATAGTGCCGATCGTTCCGGACGAAGCCCGTACCTTTGGTATGGAAGGCATGTTCCGTCAGCTGGGTATCTACACCTCGGCCGGCCAGCGTTATGTACCCCATGACTCTGACCAGATCATGTTCTACAAGGAATCCAAGACCGGTCAGGTGCTGGAAGAGGGTATCAATGAAGCCGGTGCATTCTCTGCCTGGCTGGCCTGTGCCACCTCCTACAGCAACAACAACTGCCCGATGGTGCCGTTCTACATCTTCTACTCGATGTTCGGCTTCCAGCGTGTCATGGATCTGATCTGGGCGGCCGGCGACAGCCAGGCGCGCGGTTTCCTGATCGGCGCCACCTCTGGTCGTACTACCCTGAACGGCGAAGGCCTGCAGCACCAGGATGGTCACAGCCACCTGATGGCGCAGATGATCCCGAACTGCGTCAGCTACGATCCGACCTACGCCTATGAAGTGACCGTCATCGTCCAGGACGGCCTTGAGCGCATGTACAAGAAGCAGGAAAACCGCTTCTACTACATCACCACGATGAACGAAAACTACACCCATCCGGAAATGCCGGTGGGTGCAGAGGACGCCATCATCAAGGGCATGTACCTGCTTGAAGAAGGCAAGAGCGCCGACCTCAAGGTACAGCTTATGGGCTGTGGCACCATCCTGCGTGAAGTGCGTGAAGCCGCGATCATTCTGCGTGAAGAATACGGTATTGAATCCGATGTCTGGAGCACCACCTCGATCAATGAGCTGCGCCGCGAGGCACAGGAAGTTGATCGCTGGAACATGATGCACCCGACCGACGAGCCGCGCGTACCCTACGTGACCGAGTGCCTGCAGGACCGTCAGGGTCCGGTTATCGCCTCGACCGACTACATGCGCATGTTCGCCGATCAGCTGCGCGAATTTATCCCGCACCGCTACAAGGTGCTGGGTACCGATGGTTTCGGCCGTTCCGATACGCGCACCAAGCTGCGTGAGTTCTTCGAAGTTAACCGTTACTACGTCGTTCTGGCTGCGCTCAAGGCGCTGCAGGAAGAAGGCAAGGTGCCTGCAACCGATGTTGCCAAGGCGATGCAGAAGTTCAATCTGAACCCGGAAAAACCGGCGCCCTGGACCGTTTAA